The DNA region CAGTTTCATCACAAATAAATGGTGAATTCTGGTGGTTGCATAACAAGGCTTCAGAATTACGTCAACTTGAAGCACCTCCACCGaaatttgatgatattaaaGAATTTGAAACTGATGAAAGTGTTAAAGTTGTTTTTAAGGACAATGATCTCAACTCCaataaaatgagaaaatttgaaaaaagtaaagaaatatctatgaatcAGGGTAAGAGactatctattatttattttcaagacaAAAGTGAACTATCTAAACCGGCTTTCATAGAAgacaatacttttaataatattaaaaccaaaaataatatcacagtCCTTAAAGAAAACGACAAGAACATTTTTAATTCGCTTTCGAGAAAagaaagttatatattaaacaataagtcTCAAAACGATGGAGAcgaatttgtatttgtttttccaaaaagtaatgaaattttattggaagacaataaaaaaaattttagcaaCTCCTCATCTCCAATTGATTCATATATGACTAAACCTCATAACATACTCAAGAAAACtaacacaattttaaatgacaaaGTATGGTTTGAAGAAGAAACGAAGTTATCTGAATCAGAAAGCATATGTACTTTTATTACTAAACAAGAATGCAATCGAAATAACGGAACGATTCATACACCAGGGTAAGTACACATGGtcataactacataaaaaaaatattgcatataatattgattgtttaaaattcattaaaatttaagcaattGCAGGTCATTCCATAGAAACAGCATATTCAGCACTCATAAACTCTGTTGCATACTCCCGCTGACTTCAAACATATCATCGAGAACTCGACAgtctaataattataacaagttAAAACGATATAAACGTTCAAATGCCATCGAAAGCTTGAATGTAGCTTTAAAACAAAGGAATGCCTTATTGGAAAGaagacaaaatactttaaaggCTCAAACACCTAAATTAACAGCTACAACTGTACGTTCTAAGCCTACTAATAAAATAGCTACACCAGAATACGTGGATCCATATTGGAATGTAAAAAACTCTAAATTTAGAAATCCCGGACTGCAAAGTAGTATGTACACTGATTACCAAAATACTAAGTACGACTACAACAACCCGGAATACGTAGAAGATTATGCTGTAGAATTACCTAAGCCAGGTCTAGTCGGCCTTTACTCCGACCGCGAAGATTCACGACGACAAACTAGttggaaaacaaaaaatatgaataaaggaatttactATGACGTCACAGACAGCGTCAGCGATGAAGACGATGGTGACAGTGATCTTCCATTTGGATACTCAACTTTCGATCCGAGATTAGGTAAAATagtattaagttaaaattgaaaaactttaattcaaagaaaataactaatcacacaatttattaactttaggTGATCGTGTATCAACGGATAATCCTAGACGTGTGAATCGTAAACCACAACGATTAATTTTATCAACTGAAGATGACAATGATTCCGAaagtcaaataattaatttccatgCAACTCCAGATTTTCATGTTCTACATGGGTTTAAGCTTATTAACTtaggaaaaaacaaaaacagatacGTAAGAAAAACAACAGAACAATTGTATGACAACGATGAAGACATAACATCATCATTTGACTTAACGACTTCAAAGACTACTGATTCTAatgaagattatattgatgGAATTGATCTGAGTCaacagatttataaaaaatgtggaaaagttataaataaacccGCTTTTGACATGAACTtcggtaatttttaatatttttttattctttcattGCCACTATGCAAaacattaataagtaaaattatttaaatgtattatcatACAAAGTCTCGAACTTCTTCAAGtcgatatttttcaaaaatgttaagatgatcctataaataatacatgttaTTGACTCGTtagacatataaatttataattaacaccATATATACATACCATGTATAGGTAACCCAacagtacatttatattttaagctacGTATAAAGCCTATTCCAAGCAAAGTTATCTATTACGTTCGTAAATTTGTTAATGTatctttatgaaatatataacattccttaacaataatattcacacacacatattaataatattccacttaactactcatattcactttaatattacttccCAACTTCCGATAGCTTCGTCGACGTTGAAAACCAATTATATCAAGTCAATTTGGTGAAAAATGCTGCTTATTTAGCTTTTGACCTCTCgttattggaataggctatatatatcTGCtggttaatataattatgacattaaaagaataaataaataatacgcaattaacttttttttgcaCATGAACAGAAAAATATGTCGCAGAAGGTGGATGTGACCCTTGGCTAGCTTTTGTCGTGTTAACTAAGAGAATGCAAAGTATCCTTTGTTACGCAACAATTATACATCAGCGGGCAGCCGTCACTGCTGCGGACTGCGTGCATGGGTTcgtaaagtttataatttaaaattaaaatatttaaatattatagttaagaCAGAATAGGCAGAATGAGAGAAAtcagtgtttaactaaacacgtcttaaacaatgtttttatttaatgcagTAACGTaatgatatactttttaaactAGCTCGtaatataatacagataaaTCAAACTAAAAATTGGTTATAATTAAGGTCGCATAGTATGAAACGTGtgacataataaaattgaagtatctgcatactatatttataatttatttatgcagTAAATCACCGGGTGAAATTACCACAATCAGCGGTGTTTGGGACTTGAAGGCGAATAAAGAAGGTGCTCAAACCAGAATGTCGACTGTTTATACTCATCTGTTTAAACCTGGTGAACTCGATAACAATCTTGCTCTTTTggtaagattttataaaaatgttatatatttctaaatattgcctatttgtttaaagaaatttatttcaattttctgttaatattgtttaaaaaattaagattattttagttGTAAGTAACTAAATCAAATTTTCtgaaaacgataaaaataagcCAGTTTTCATTTGTATAGCGTACACAGAttcaatttagttatttatttctttctcttatattatttatagattaccTGTAGTATATATTCTAGTGgttataagtatacatatatatttatgatataggtaggtggacgagctaattggccacctgatggtaggtggtgcCCACCACCAatagacaaaagcgctgtaagaaatattaaccattccttacaacgccaatgtgccaccaaccttgagaactcagatgttatgtcccttgtgcctgtagttacactggctcactaacccttcaaaccggagcacaacaatactaggcACTGCGGTTTGGCggtagtgggtggtacctacccagacgggatagctaaaagctctaccaccaagttatttatattatattatttattttttaaatcatttaacagCACTGGAAACGGCCTTTGAAGATAGAGCCAAATGTCCAACCCGCGTGCCTGTCAGATCCACACGTAGGAGATGATTGTTACTTTGTCGGCTGGGGCGGTTACGATCAAggtataattgtattcatttatttatcagtTTATTTGCCTCATTTCAGAATAGATCCAAAATTGTTTCAAAAGTTATTAGATATGGAATATATGAATAACCATGTACCCAtcgaaaattattacaatatatttttttatatttattatgaaaagttgggaatttcatattttttgaaaGATACGTAGCATGTTATGCGTGCGTGTGCGTGCCACGGTATCGACACTGGGAAGTTTCGATTCCGTGGCTAGAACGGTTACTAGCGATACTGAGCCTTTCCCGATCACTGTAGAAGTCCACCAAGGCTCGGCTCTAAGACCTTAGTTGTCTCGGCATGCATCCATGACCAACCTTCATGACTGGTAATGTATAATctgtttatacataaaaatagtaaagaATTTCTGTAAAAATGGCCTGATTTTAACCACATACTTTATACACTAGTGTGAATAAAATAGAAcgcattacaaaatataacatgtaATAACAGatgacataattttattgaatatgttaCCACATGTTTAGTATTTACAATAGAATGTACTAATGATAGCCCTATTGTGTCcagtatattttctattatacactttattcaacCATTCGCTATTTATCCTTATAAAATCTATCAcagtataaatacaaaattcattttcgacacgatataataataaccttGAACGAAATCCTAAcaaaacatgaataaaaaatgtaatagatCACTTTTTACCTACGTACCTATATTTTAGAAAAcagaacaaattaattatttcaattgataattactctttattttacttataaaagtaatattttatatcttcttCTGGGTtactattaaacattattttttaaattaattttagctttACAACCGCAACCACAACGACAGCATGCGACCATACTCACTCCACAGAATTGTAACCAAAAAGTATCTGCGCCTGACGTTGATATACCCACCGGTGCTTTCTGTGCTTCTGTTAAAACTCGTGGGACCGTGGTAAAACATCTGTTTTTGTAcctcttttattaatttcatatcttTATATTCGCCATGGGCGTTGCTAGAGAGGAGAAAAACCTCACACAAGAAAGGGTTGTCTATTCTCTACCAATCTGCAAGCAAACAGATGACTGTCTAATGTGAAGGTCCGCTTGCGTaaaaaacatagaaaataaaaatacacttaactCAAATTCAAGGAATTATTAACTTAGGTTGAATGCCTCGTTGATGCTTCAACCCCGGGTCGggctaaaaaaaatgctattaaaTTTTCCGTTGAAATGTTCTCAGTATAGCAGAAGTTACGTATTGTATACGTATCTCAGAAAGCACGTATTATTGTTGGTTGTTCTTCTGATCTACCGGATTTTAGCAGTAAAATAATAGAGATTCCAGAtggtaatacttagtattcgaAAAgagtaaattaacattatttgaaGACAAAAACTAAACATACGCGTACTAAAGGTATGAAATATTGGTAAGGTTACATttggtgtttattttttttagacggGTATCGGTGGTCCACTTTTATGCAAAAATAATGATCGAATATCCATAGTGGGTGTAGCAGTTTACCGAGAAGACATCGTCTTACTTCTATCTACATTTGATTGGATAATCACCGCACTACAGGAGCtccatatcaattaaattaatgtgtGTTATTTGTgttctagaatattttataaattttataaataaatattgttattttgaaaagaaaGGTATAGTTTTTTTGACAATTGTGTGTATGTTCGTTATCACGTATGTagttaactattaaaaataaaagtcaatttattttcctttatagattatttaattttatcgctCGAAAACATTGCAAGCATCCGCATGAAATTTAATATCCGTAAAAAGTATTGATCctaattatctatttaattataattttatgacaaCATTAATTTTCATGGAATGCTTATAGGCATAAGAAAACGCGGGggatattaaacatttctactAAAAGAACTAGGAATTAAAACTATTCACGAAACATGAGGAATGTCGAGATCTACCCTACATAGTAACGTTGTTCAACACAATGcgatttacaataataattactctaGGTACAGACACAGCGGACAGATTTAAATACAGAGATTTATccgcaataaaattatattgtgtaattaataaaatcgccATGCTTAGTAGTCGTTCGCTATGTCTGTACTAAGCATTACATACAATAAGTTgtacattttatctttatacAGAGATCTTTGGTGTCGAACTTGAAATGTGGCAAGTATGTCGAATCAAAAACGAATTATCGAAATTATAAGcctttgcttattattattattattactagagaatccttttattttataacaataacagcCATTtacaactaaaaataaataaacatgattcAATTTCATAAAACGAGTTCAGCTGTTATGTTTTTGTatgttcaaatttttttatgtatgttttatttgttttataaactgaaataaatgtacaaaataacaAGCACGATTTAATGAactatttatatcttaaaaaatatatattaatactctGAGCATATTTAGTACTTACATAAACCACGGTCgaatttacaacattttttattagatgTTAAATATGACTATGCGTAATTTTTGTTAGAGTAAAGtacgacaaaatatttataaactgtgGCTACAATTATATCTAGATAAAGACAaccacataatattaaaaacaataactgaCAAATGCACAAAATTACTtcgtttataacatttaatacagataataaatatgtatgcaaTACTAAAGATCTGGTATCATAGCTAGGTCACTGGCCGCTAAGAGAGttatcttaatatatgtatgtcatgaaATCTTATACTGTTATTGGTCATTcaccaattaaatttaaagctaaagaAGACTCtcggtttattttaaaaaacttttcataACAGTAACGTTTGTAGCAGCGTTTCATAAATTCTAGCCATGATACCCGGTAACGACAAGATCGTCTATCACATTCAGCTCAGGCTATCACGAGCGGCTCGTCGTCTGAGAAACCGTGGATCGGAGGCACATCGTCGTCAtctggaaattatttattatcacgtTATAAATTTTTGAgagtattaatgaaaaataagagAAGTGATGAAAATatcgtaaattatttacttcattACTTTTTGTAACTCGTCGGAGAAGGTGAATCCAAATCATATAACTAAAAGGTACGGTGGCAAAAAAACGGAAGATGACCGTTTCGATTAGCTAAATGACTAGCCGTCACTGACCGTGGTCGATGGTGGCCTGTCCGCGGCGGCTGTCGTAGCGCGGCGTGGCGGCGAGGCGCAGCAGCGAGTGCGACAGGCGGCGGTGGCGCAGCGCGGCGTGCAGCAGCGCGGCGCCCAGCGCGAGCGCGCACACgcacgccgcgcccgcgccccacCACGCCGCGCCCGCGCGCCACGTGCTCGCCGCCTCCGCCGCCTCCGAGCCCTCCATGCTCAGCACCTCGCTCAGGTCGCTGTAGTAGCCGTCCTGGGTCACCGCGCGAACGCTCACGAACAGCGGCCCGGTCGTGGTG from Vanessa atalanta chromosome 14, ilVanAtal1.2, whole genome shotgun sequence includes:
- the LOC125068996 gene encoding uncharacterized protein LOC125068996; translation: MFSYIFIVILLLESVSSQINGEFWWLHNKASELRQLEAPPPKFDDIKEFETDESVKVVFKDNDLNSNKMRKFEKSKEISMNQDNKKNFSNSSSPIDSYMTKPHNILKKTNTILNDKVWFEEETKLSESESICTFITKQECNRNNGTIHTPGNCRSFHRNSIFSTHKLCCILPLTSNISSRTRQSNNYNKLKRYKRSNAIESLNVALKQRNALLERRQNTLKAQTPKLTATTVRSKPTNKIATPEYVDPYWNVKNSKFRNPGLQSSMYTDYQNTKYDYNNPEYVEDYAVELPKPGLVGLYSDREDSRRQTSWKTKNMNKGIYYDVTDSVSDEDDGDSDLPFGYSTFDPRLGDRVSTDNPRRVNRKPQRLILSTEDDNDSESQIINFHATPDFHVLHGFKLINLGKNKNRYVRKTTEQLYDNDEDITSSFDLTTSKTTDSNEDYIDGIDLSQQIYKKCGKVINKPAFDMNFEKYVAEGGCDPWLAFVVLTKRMQSILCYATIIHQRAAVTAADCVHGKSPGEITTISGVWDLKANKEGAQTRMSTVYTHLFKPGELDNNLALLHWKRPLKIEPNVQPACLSDPHVGDDCYFVGWGGYDQALQPQPQRQHATILTPQNCNQKVSAPDVDIPTGAFCASVKTRGTVTGIGGPLLCKNNDRISIVGVAVYREDIVLLLSTFDWIITALQELHIN